Proteins from a single region of Abyssalbus ytuae:
- a CDS encoding WD40/YVTN/BNR-like repeat-containing protein: MKKIIIFFSLVCCSWLVTSQQGKGFSTVKIDTICVLDGSVRAIGIDKDKKLWFAAENGEIGFYNGEKGIKTKKLAHGPKQPNFRSIAFSGNHTFVLSIGNPALLFKIDDNLRGIDKTVYRENHEKVFYDSMAFWNEKEGIAMGDPTENCLSVIITRDGGETWKKIPCENLPLTEESEAAFAASNTNIALKGDKTWLVTGGGKSRVFFSPDKGLTWQVFNTPIGEGGSHGIYSVDFYDENTGIVFGGNYSKPDENKANKAITFNGGYTWELVADKTQPGYRSCVQYVPNSEGKEIVAIGFKGISYSNDRGRNWKQLSDEGFYTIKFIDNTTAYAAGKGRIAKLTFIN; the protein is encoded by the coding sequence TTGAAAAAAATTATAATATTTTTTAGCCTTGTATGTTGCTCCTGGTTGGTTACTTCACAACAGGGCAAAGGTTTTTCTACGGTAAAAATTGATACCATTTGCGTTTTGGACGGTAGCGTAAGGGCAATAGGTATTGATAAAGACAAGAAACTGTGGTTTGCAGCCGAAAATGGAGAAATAGGTTTTTATAATGGGGAAAAAGGGATAAAAACCAAAAAACTGGCCCATGGCCCAAAACAACCTAATTTCAGGTCTATTGCTTTTTCTGGTAACCATACCTTCGTTTTAAGTATAGGTAATCCGGCATTGTTGTTTAAAATAGATGATAATTTAAGAGGGATAGATAAAACTGTTTACAGGGAAAACCATGAAAAAGTATTTTACGACTCCATGGCTTTTTGGAATGAAAAAGAAGGAATTGCTATGGGGGATCCCACCGAAAATTGTCTCTCTGTAATTATAACCCGCGATGGTGGAGAAACATGGAAAAAAATACCTTGCGAAAATCTCCCTTTAACTGAAGAAAGTGAAGCTGCTTTTGCCGCAAGCAATACAAATATAGCCCTTAAAGGAGATAAAACCTGGTTGGTGACCGGAGGCGGAAAAAGCAGGGTTTTTTTTTCACCGGATAAAGGACTGACCTGGCAGGTTTTTAATACCCCAATTGGAGAAGGAGGAAGTCATGGTATTTACTCGGTTGATTTTTATGATGAAAATACAGGAATAGTTTTTGGGGGCAATTACTCCAAACCTGATGAAAATAAAGCCAATAAAGCCATTACTTTTAACGGGGGGTATACATGGGAGCTGGTTGCAGACAAGACCCAGCCGGGATACCGTTCTTGTGTACAGTATGTACCAAACAGTGAAGGAAAAGAAATAGTTGCAATAGGCTTTAAAGGAATTTCATATTCCAATGACAGGGGCCGGAACTGGAAACAGCTTTCAGATGAAGGCTTTTATACAATAAAATTTATTGATAATACAACGGCCTATGCAGCAGGCAAAGGAAGAATAGCCAAACTTACTTTTATAAACTAA
- a CDS encoding acetyl-CoA hydrolase/transferase family protein has protein sequence MRNKNLKIVTASEAVSHVQSGDRIFFQGAAMTPNFLINALCERYNELKDVEILQLHTEGPALYTEYPYNETFKINSCFTGKNVRDAVNSVNGDYIPIFLSEVHLLFKRNILPLDVAFIQVSPPDKHGCCSLGCSVDVTLAAIETAKTIIAQVNPQVPRTHGDGIIHVSKISYAIEIDMPLRTENIKIPGETEKKIGVHVAGLIEDGATLQMGIGCIPNAVLANLMNHKKLGIHTEMFSDGILPLVENGIITGEEKKKKPGKIVSGFAFGSQKLYDFIDDNPMVHLKESSYTNDTEIIRKNPKVTAINSAIEVDITGQVCADSIGKFQFSGVGGQMDFIRGASLSEGGKAIIAMPSITKKGISKIVSSLKEGASVTTTRAHVHYIITENGVANLYGKNLKQRAKALIEIAHPDFQEQLEKEAFERFKIFS, from the coding sequence TTGAGAAATAAAAATCTGAAAATTGTAACGGCGTCCGAAGCAGTGTCCCATGTTCAATCCGGCGATCGTATTTTCTTTCAGGGGGCAGCTATGACCCCAAATTTTTTAATTAATGCATTATGCGAAAGATATAATGAGTTAAAAGATGTTGAAATCTTACAGCTCCATACTGAAGGCCCTGCTCTTTATACAGAATATCCTTATAATGAAACTTTTAAAATAAACAGTTGTTTTACCGGTAAAAATGTAAGGGATGCGGTAAATTCCGTCAACGGGGATTATATTCCTATTTTTTTAAGTGAGGTGCATTTATTATTCAAAAGAAACATTTTACCGCTGGATGTGGCCTTTATACAGGTTTCTCCTCCTGATAAGCACGGTTGTTGCTCATTGGGGTGCTCGGTTGATGTAACTCTTGCCGCTATTGAAACTGCCAAAACTATTATAGCCCAGGTAAATCCCCAGGTTCCCAGAACACATGGCGATGGTATTATTCATGTAAGCAAAATAAGTTATGCGATAGAAATTGATATGCCTTTACGCACTGAAAACATAAAAATTCCGGGGGAAACAGAAAAAAAAATAGGTGTTCATGTAGCCGGTTTAATAGAAGATGGTGCCACTTTACAAATGGGAATAGGTTGTATTCCCAATGCAGTACTTGCCAATTTAATGAATCATAAAAAACTGGGTATTCATACCGAAATGTTTTCGGACGGAATTCTTCCGTTGGTTGAAAACGGAATAATTACAGGGGAGGAAAAAAAGAAAAAACCGGGCAAAATAGTTTCCGGCTTTGCTTTCGGTTCACAAAAATTGTATGATTTTATAGATGACAACCCTATGGTACACCTTAAGGAATCATCCTACACTAATGATACTGAGATTATAAGAAAGAATCCTAAAGTAACGGCAATTAACAGTGCAATAGAAGTTGATATTACGGGACAGGTATGTGCAGATTCGATCGGGAAATTTCAGTTTTCGGGAGTTGGCGGACAAATGGATTTTATAAGGGGTGCTTCCCTCTCTGAAGGGGGCAAAGCCATTATTGCAATGCCATCGATAACAAAAAAAGGTATCTCTAAAATTGTGAGTTCCTTAAAAGAAGGAGCCAGTGTTACCACTACCAGGGCCCACGTGCATTATATTATTACTGAAAACGGTGTGGCCAATTTGTATGGAAAAAATTTAAAACAAAGGGCAAAAGCATTAATAGAAATAGCCCACCCGGATTTTCAGGAACAACTGGAAAAAGAAGCTTTTGAAAGATTTAAAATATTCAGTTAG
- a CDS encoding sulfite exporter TauE/SafE family protein, whose amino-acid sequence MLSSAIILGFLGSFHCVGMCGPIAFVLPLDRKNPVKKFFQILLYHTGRLITYGLLGFLFGIIGKGLFISGLQQRLSIVIGVIMIIAAVIPYGKFQKYNFSKPAFKILAQIKSSLGTQLRKKNFTALFSIGFLNGFLPCGLVYMALFGAIAMGSPERSFLYMLLFGIGTIPLMSGAAYLGNFLSGTARKRVQQLIPVFVVIIGIFFILRGMGLGIPYISPSEIHLMVKSNPDCVTP is encoded by the coding sequence ATGCTATCATCGGCAATCATATTGGGTTTTTTGGGCAGTTTTCACTGTGTGGGAATGTGCGGGCCTATTGCTTTTGTATTGCCTTTAGACAGAAAAAATCCTGTTAAGAAATTCTTTCAAATTTTATTGTACCATACGGGAAGGCTGATAACCTACGGATTATTAGGCTTCCTTTTTGGTATAATAGGAAAGGGATTGTTTATTAGCGGGCTACAGCAAAGGCTATCGATTGTTATTGGTGTTATTATGATTATAGCAGCTGTTATTCCTTATGGTAAATTTCAAAAATATAATTTTTCCAAACCGGCATTTAAAATTCTTGCCCAAATAAAATCTTCACTGGGTACCCAACTAAGGAAAAAAAATTTTACGGCGTTGTTTTCTATTGGTTTTTTAAATGGTTTTTTACCCTGCGGACTGGTGTATATGGCGCTTTTTGGCGCCATAGCGATGGGAAGCCCGGAAAGAAGTTTTTTATACATGCTTTTGTTTGGCATAGGTACTATTCCCTTAATGAGCGGTGCGGCTTATTTGGGTAATTTTTTATCGGGCACAGCCCGTAAACGTGTACAGCAACTTATTCCTGTTTTTGTGGTTATTATTGGTATATTCTTTATTTTAAGAGGAATGGGCCTGGGTATTCCTTATATATCTCCTTCGGAAATACACCTGATGGTTAAATCTAATCCTGATTGTGTGACTCCCTGA
- the hemN gene encoding oxygen-independent coproporphyrinogen III oxidase: MCNLIQKYNVAGPRYTSYPTVPYWNERTFSAEKWEQSVKKSFKESNDKEGISLYIHLPFCENMCTFCGCHKRITRRHDVEEPYIESLLKEWTLYCGVLGGFPKIKEIHLGGGTPTFFSPENLEELINGIFKCAGKAKGFEFSFEGHPNNTTREHLETLYKLGFTRVSYGIQDYSEKVQRAINRVQPFTNVEKATVNARETGYTSIGHDLIFGLPYQTENDIIETIEKTRQLLPHRIAFYSYAHVPWLKGNGQRGYDEKSLPTGEEKRRLYETGKKMLTSMGYIEIGMDHFALKSDSLYKAMVNGDLHRNFMGYTSSKTKLMIGLGVSSISDSWYGFAQNVKNIEEYHDLVHQNIIPVYRGHLLSGEDLIVRRHILNLMCRFQTSWEDESMYFEQLPRVLNKLTEMEKDELVLIHDNKLEITEKGKPFVRNVCMAFDVLLQQNKPETQVFSMTV, from the coding sequence ATGTGTAACCTGATTCAAAAATATAATGTAGCGGGTCCCCGTTATACAAGTTATCCCACGGTTCCTTATTGGAATGAAAGAACTTTTTCAGCAGAAAAATGGGAACAGTCAGTGAAAAAATCTTTTAAAGAAAGTAATGATAAAGAAGGGATTAGCTTATATATACATCTGCCCTTTTGTGAAAATATGTGCACATTTTGTGGTTGTCATAAACGTATAACCAGACGGCATGATGTTGAGGAGCCTTATATAGAATCATTGCTGAAAGAATGGACTTTATATTGTGGTGTTTTGGGTGGCTTTCCTAAAATCAAAGAGATTCACCTCGGAGGTGGAACCCCAACCTTTTTTTCTCCTGAAAACCTGGAAGAATTAATTAACGGAATCTTTAAATGTGCAGGAAAAGCAAAAGGTTTTGAATTTAGTTTTGAAGGCCACCCAAATAATACAACAAGGGAACATCTTGAAACATTATATAAATTAGGATTTACCCGTGTAAGCTATGGCATACAGGATTATTCTGAAAAAGTACAGCGGGCTATCAACAGAGTACAACCATTCACCAATGTTGAAAAAGCTACTGTGAACGCCAGGGAAACAGGATATACTTCCATCGGGCATGATTTAATTTTTGGCTTACCTTATCAAACCGAAAACGATATTATTGAAACCATTGAAAAAACCCGGCAGCTACTTCCCCACCGGATAGCTTTTTACAGTTATGCACATGTGCCATGGTTAAAAGGTAACGGGCAAAGAGGCTATGATGAAAAAAGCCTTCCTACAGGAGAAGAAAAAAGAAGATTGTATGAAACCGGGAAAAAGATGTTAACCAGCATGGGGTACATAGAAATTGGGATGGATCATTTTGCCTTAAAATCAGATTCCCTTTATAAAGCAATGGTAAACGGAGATCTCCACCGGAACTTTATGGGATATACTTCTTCCAAAACAAAACTTATGATTGGGTTGGGAGTATCCAGTATCAGTGACAGCTGGTATGGATTTGCACAGAATGTAAAAAACATAGAAGAATATCATGATCTGGTTCACCAAAATATAATTCCGGTATACCGTGGCCATTTATTAAGTGGAGAAGATCTTATAGTGCGCCGGCATATTTTAAACTTAATGTGCAGGTTTCAAACTTCATGGGAAGATGAGTCAATGTATTTTGAACAGTTACCCCGGGTGTTAAATAAGCTCACTGAAATGGAAAAAGATGAGCTGGTATTAATACATGATAACAAACTGGAAATAACCGAAAAAGGAAAGCCCTTTGTTAGAAATGTTTGTATGGCGTTTGATGTATTACTTCAACAAAATAAACCGGAAACACAAGTGTTCAGCATGACCGTTTAA